The following coding sequences are from one Salvia hispanica cultivar TCC Black 2014 chromosome 3, UniMelb_Shisp_WGS_1.0, whole genome shotgun sequence window:
- the LOC125212097 gene encoding uncharacterized protein LOC125212097 isoform X1, with the protein MAQEKTSASSPANPSEEKANEHPNFLTEGLRNFTSYFPKYVKQFSFTKLKKNDHFRSSELSARNNKELSTTSLSLERQMEAWKHNPEWVERPPCIKVTIPKGSLSCLSVSVDVGLPPDAVYNIVTDPDNKRVFKNIKEVISRKVLVDEGLRQVVELEQAAIWRFLWWSGTISVHVLVDQNREDHSMKFKQIKSGFMEKFEGSWKMEPLFVDEELCHPFKPNSVAEYVSFSNGVGRIASRLKLEQLIQPAIVPPPPISWYLRGITTKTTEMLITDLLAESARIRQASGNGDDGEPTENGQDHVHKNIKERWAVRRKTARHSHRRLFLNSKLS; encoded by the exons ATGGCTCAGGAGAAAACTAGTGCATCAAGCCCTGCAAATCCAAGTGAAGAAAAGGCTAATGAGCATCCTAATTTTCTGACTGAAGGATTGCGTAATTTCACCTCATACTTCCCCAAGTATGTTAAG CAGTTTAGTTttacaaaattgaagaagaatgACCATTTCAGATCCTCTGAGTTATCTGCTAGAAACAACAAAGAGTTGTCTACTACGAGTTTGAGTTTAGAGAGGCAAATGGAAGCATGGAAACACAATCCAGAGTGGGTGGAACGTCCTCCGTGTATAAAG GTAACCATCCCTAAAGGTTCTCTTTCATGCCTTAGTGTGAGTGTTGATGTTGGGTTGCCTCCGGATGCTGTATACAACATTGTGACAGACCCTGACAATAAGAGAGTATTCAAAAACATCAAG GAAGTAATTTCTAGAAAGGTATTAGTGGATGAAGGATTAAGGCAGGTGGTGGAATTGGAGCAAGCAGCAATTTGGAGATTCCTCTGGTGGTCGGGAACAATCTCCGTTCATGTTTTAGTCGACCAAAACAGAGAAGATCATTCT ATGAAGTTCAAACAGATAAAATCAGGATTCATGGAAAAATTTGAAGGTAGCTGGAAAATGGAGCCTTTATTTGTGGATGAAGAGCTCTGCCATCCCTTCAAACCGAATTCTGTGGCGGAGTACGTCTCTTTCAGCAATGGCGTAGGAAGGATCGCATCAAGGTTGAAGCTAGAGCAGCTGATACAGCCGGCCATTGTTCCTCCTCCGCCCATTTCCTGGTACCTCAGAGGGATCACTACAAAGACCACTGAAATGTTGATCACCGATTTGCTTGCTGAATCTGCCCGAATCAGGCAAGCTTCCGGCAATGGAGATGATGGAGAACCCACAGAAAATGGACAAGACCATGTGCATAAAAACATCAAAGAGAGATGGGCAGTCAGGAGAAAAACTGCAAGGCATTCCCATAGAAGGTTGTTCTTGAATTCAAAGCTCTCTTAA
- the LOC125212097 gene encoding uncharacterized protein LOC125212097 isoform X4 — protein sequence MLRSSELSARNNKELSTTSLSLERQMEAWKHNPEWVERPPCIKVTIPKGSLSCLSVSVDVGLPPDAVYNIVTDPDNKRVFKNIKEVISRKVLVDEGLRQVVELEQAAIWRFLWWSGTISVHVLVDQNREDHSMKFKQIKSGFMEKFEGSWKMEPLFVDEELCHPFKPNSVAEYVSFSNGVGRIASRLKLEQLIQPAIVPPPPISWYLRGITTKTTEMLITDLLAESARIRQASGNGDDGEPTENGQDHVHKNIKERWAVRRKTARHSHRRLFLNSKLS from the exons ATGTTAAG ATCCTCTGAGTTATCTGCTAGAAACAACAAAGAGTTGTCTACTACGAGTTTGAGTTTAGAGAGGCAAATGGAAGCATGGAAACACAATCCAGAGTGGGTGGAACGTCCTCCGTGTATAAAG GTAACCATCCCTAAAGGTTCTCTTTCATGCCTTAGTGTGAGTGTTGATGTTGGGTTGCCTCCGGATGCTGTATACAACATTGTGACAGACCCTGACAATAAGAGAGTATTCAAAAACATCAAG GAAGTAATTTCTAGAAAGGTATTAGTGGATGAAGGATTAAGGCAGGTGGTGGAATTGGAGCAAGCAGCAATTTGGAGATTCCTCTGGTGGTCGGGAACAATCTCCGTTCATGTTTTAGTCGACCAAAACAGAGAAGATCATTCT ATGAAGTTCAAACAGATAAAATCAGGATTCATGGAAAAATTTGAAGGTAGCTGGAAAATGGAGCCTTTATTTGTGGATGAAGAGCTCTGCCATCCCTTCAAACCGAATTCTGTGGCGGAGTACGTCTCTTTCAGCAATGGCGTAGGAAGGATCGCATCAAGGTTGAAGCTAGAGCAGCTGATACAGCCGGCCATTGTTCCTCCTCCGCCCATTTCCTGGTACCTCAGAGGGATCACTACAAAGACCACTGAAATGTTGATCACCGATTTGCTTGCTGAATCTGCCCGAATCAGGCAAGCTTCCGGCAATGGAGATGATGGAGAACCCACAGAAAATGGACAAGACCATGTGCATAAAAACATCAAAGAGAGATGGGCAGTCAGGAGAAAAACTGCAAGGCATTCCCATAGAAGGTTGTTCTTGAATTCAAAGCTCTCTTAA
- the LOC125212097 gene encoding uncharacterized protein LOC125212097 isoform X2 translates to MAQEKTSASSPANPSEEKANEHPNFLTEGLRNFTSYFPKYVKFSFTKLKKNDHFRSSELSARNNKELSTTSLSLERQMEAWKHNPEWVERPPCIKVTIPKGSLSCLSVSVDVGLPPDAVYNIVTDPDNKRVFKNIKEVISRKVLVDEGLRQVVELEQAAIWRFLWWSGTISVHVLVDQNREDHSMKFKQIKSGFMEKFEGSWKMEPLFVDEELCHPFKPNSVAEYVSFSNGVGRIASRLKLEQLIQPAIVPPPPISWYLRGITTKTTEMLITDLLAESARIRQASGNGDDGEPTENGQDHVHKNIKERWAVRRKTARHSHRRLFLNSKLS, encoded by the exons ATGGCTCAGGAGAAAACTAGTGCATCAAGCCCTGCAAATCCAAGTGAAGAAAAGGCTAATGAGCATCCTAATTTTCTGACTGAAGGATTGCGTAATTTCACCTCATACTTCCCCAAGTATGTTAAG TTTAGTTttacaaaattgaagaagaatgACCATTTCAGATCCTCTGAGTTATCTGCTAGAAACAACAAAGAGTTGTCTACTACGAGTTTGAGTTTAGAGAGGCAAATGGAAGCATGGAAACACAATCCAGAGTGGGTGGAACGTCCTCCGTGTATAAAG GTAACCATCCCTAAAGGTTCTCTTTCATGCCTTAGTGTGAGTGTTGATGTTGGGTTGCCTCCGGATGCTGTATACAACATTGTGACAGACCCTGACAATAAGAGAGTATTCAAAAACATCAAG GAAGTAATTTCTAGAAAGGTATTAGTGGATGAAGGATTAAGGCAGGTGGTGGAATTGGAGCAAGCAGCAATTTGGAGATTCCTCTGGTGGTCGGGAACAATCTCCGTTCATGTTTTAGTCGACCAAAACAGAGAAGATCATTCT ATGAAGTTCAAACAGATAAAATCAGGATTCATGGAAAAATTTGAAGGTAGCTGGAAAATGGAGCCTTTATTTGTGGATGAAGAGCTCTGCCATCCCTTCAAACCGAATTCTGTGGCGGAGTACGTCTCTTTCAGCAATGGCGTAGGAAGGATCGCATCAAGGTTGAAGCTAGAGCAGCTGATACAGCCGGCCATTGTTCCTCCTCCGCCCATTTCCTGGTACCTCAGAGGGATCACTACAAAGACCACTGAAATGTTGATCACCGATTTGCTTGCTGAATCTGCCCGAATCAGGCAAGCTTCCGGCAATGGAGATGATGGAGAACCCACAGAAAATGGACAAGACCATGTGCATAAAAACATCAAAGAGAGATGGGCAGTCAGGAGAAAAACTGCAAGGCATTCCCATAGAAGGTTGTTCTTGAATTCAAAGCTCTCTTAA
- the LOC125212097 gene encoding uncharacterized protein LOC125212097 isoform X3, with the protein MAQEKTSASSPANPSEEKANEHPNFLTEGLRNFTSYFPKSSELSARNNKELSTTSLSLERQMEAWKHNPEWVERPPCIKVTIPKGSLSCLSVSVDVGLPPDAVYNIVTDPDNKRVFKNIKEVISRKVLVDEGLRQVVELEQAAIWRFLWWSGTISVHVLVDQNREDHSMKFKQIKSGFMEKFEGSWKMEPLFVDEELCHPFKPNSVAEYVSFSNGVGRIASRLKLEQLIQPAIVPPPPISWYLRGITTKTTEMLITDLLAESARIRQASGNGDDGEPTENGQDHVHKNIKERWAVRRKTARHSHRRLFLNSKLS; encoded by the exons ATGGCTCAGGAGAAAACTAGTGCATCAAGCCCTGCAAATCCAAGTGAAGAAAAGGCTAATGAGCATCCTAATTTTCTGACTGAAGGATTGCGTAATTTCACCTCATACTTCCCCAA ATCCTCTGAGTTATCTGCTAGAAACAACAAAGAGTTGTCTACTACGAGTTTGAGTTTAGAGAGGCAAATGGAAGCATGGAAACACAATCCAGAGTGGGTGGAACGTCCTCCGTGTATAAAG GTAACCATCCCTAAAGGTTCTCTTTCATGCCTTAGTGTGAGTGTTGATGTTGGGTTGCCTCCGGATGCTGTATACAACATTGTGACAGACCCTGACAATAAGAGAGTATTCAAAAACATCAAG GAAGTAATTTCTAGAAAGGTATTAGTGGATGAAGGATTAAGGCAGGTGGTGGAATTGGAGCAAGCAGCAATTTGGAGATTCCTCTGGTGGTCGGGAACAATCTCCGTTCATGTTTTAGTCGACCAAAACAGAGAAGATCATTCT ATGAAGTTCAAACAGATAAAATCAGGATTCATGGAAAAATTTGAAGGTAGCTGGAAAATGGAGCCTTTATTTGTGGATGAAGAGCTCTGCCATCCCTTCAAACCGAATTCTGTGGCGGAGTACGTCTCTTTCAGCAATGGCGTAGGAAGGATCGCATCAAGGTTGAAGCTAGAGCAGCTGATACAGCCGGCCATTGTTCCTCCTCCGCCCATTTCCTGGTACCTCAGAGGGATCACTACAAAGACCACTGAAATGTTGATCACCGATTTGCTTGCTGAATCTGCCCGAATCAGGCAAGCTTCCGGCAATGGAGATGATGGAGAACCCACAGAAAATGGACAAGACCATGTGCATAAAAACATCAAAGAGAGATGGGCAGTCAGGAGAAAAACTGCAAGGCATTCCCATAGAAGGTTGTTCTTGAATTCAAAGCTCTCTTAA